The Montipora capricornis isolate CH-2021 chromosome 3, ASM3666992v2, whole genome shotgun sequence genome window below encodes:
- the LOC138043672 gene encoding hepatocyte nuclear factor 3-gamma-like: MSAFSPVSCYEKAPDFYPAVNTMTWPSAVPSPAYDLSPWYSWGLHSAKLSCHGASPTAAVTPLDYTSFWPTVPSLGSCGFLVPSGSSLARSYEKPSQSYIGLIAEAILSSPEKKLVLSDIYSYILTRYPYFRTKGSGWRNSIRHNLSLNDCFIKAGRSPNGKGHFWTICPMYYEDFLHGDYRRRRAGKVIKLDLKPADRLLSDSHRYFAFFSEESKPSVPAQRETVSNSTPPRYEECDREEARNRDVDSITSEPSSPEHDPGRRRSFDVQSLLSAQH; encoded by the coding sequence ATGTCAGCGTTTAGCCCAGTCTCTTGCTATGAGAAAGCGCCTGATTTCTACCCAGCTGTTAACACAATGACGTGGCCCAGTGCTGTACCTTCGCCGGCATATGACTTGTCGCCTTGGTACTCGTGGGGACTTCACTCAGCCAAACTGAGTTGCCATGGAGCTTCACCCACAGCTGCTGTTACTCCTCTGGACTACACGAGCTTTTGGCCAACTGTTCCATCTCTTGGAAGCTGTGGCTTCCTCGTGCCCTCTGGAAGCTCTCTGGCTAGATCGTACGAGAAACCAAGCCAATCCTACATCGGCTTGATCGCGGAAGCGATCCTCAGCTCTCCAGAGAAAAAGCTGGTGTTAAGTGACATTTATAGCTACATTCTGACTCGCTATCCTTACTTCAGGACTAAAGGCAGTGGATGGAGAAACAGCATTCgccacaatctatcgctcaatGATTGCTTCATCAAGGCTGGTCGCAGTCCCAATGGCAAGGGACATTTCTGGACGATTTGTCCTATGTATTACGAAGATTTTTTGCACGGAGACTACCGCAGGAGAAGAGCTGGAAAGGTGATCAAATTAGACTTGAAACCAGCTGATCGCCTCCTTAGCGATTCACATCGTTATTTCGCATTCTTTAGTGAGGAATCGAAACCCAGTGTTCCCGCCCAACGCGAAACCGTTTCGAATTCAACGCCACCGAGATACGAGGAATGTGATCGCGAAGAAGCAAGGAACAGGGATGTGGACTCCATAACGAGCGAACCCTCTTCGCCAGAACACGACCCGGGAAGAAGACGAAGCTTCGACGTACAGAGCTTACTTTCGGCGCAACATTAA